From the bacterium genome, the window GGACCTTGAACGAATTGACCACGCTCATTGAAGGTTTCTTCTGCTTCTCCATCCGCTGGATCAGAAGCAGGCTCTTGTCCTTCATCTTCAGCACGCTGCCATCCTCCAGCACTATCTCGGCCTCGGCTCCGTCCTCGGTGGAGATCTTGTCGCCGGACAAGAGCTTCATTTTGACCGAGGCCTTGGTCCAGGTGATGCCCTGGGATTTCTGGACCTCCACCTGGCCTTTCATGAAGTTGATCTTGGCCTCGGTGGGCTTGTATTCGGCCAGGGCCGGAGCGGCCAGCCAGAGCATTTGGAGGGCTATGACAGCCAGGCTGATGGCTCTTTTGCAGGTATTGTTGATCATCATTTTATTTTCCTTTCGCCTATTGCAGCTTGACTATCTTTTGGGCGGCGCTCCGGCCGGAGGCATTGAGCCTGACTATGTATACCCCGGCCGACAGGGCCCGGCCCCCGTCATTCCGGCCGTCCCAGACCTGGGAATAGTATCCCGGAGGCAGGTTCTGACTGACCAGGGTCCTCACCCTCTGGCCGGTTATGTTATAGACCGCCATGCTCACCAGCCCGGCCTGCGGCAGCTGGTAATTGATGGTTGTTCCTTTAATGAAGGGGTTGGGGCCCATCCGCCCCAGCCCAAAGGTAAGCGGCGTCAGGTTCCGGCCGTCAAACGGGCTGGAGGAATAGACCACCGCCAGTTCCTGGGAACCGGAAAAGCCGATCGTCTTCTGGGTCTTCAGGTCGAAGGTCTTTCCTTTTTTCCGGTCCAGCAGGTAGAGGTAACCTCCGTTCCCCGGCTCTCCGGTGATCTGGGTATTCAGCACCACCGGCTGATCGGCCTTGGCCGCCTCGATCATCAGCGGCCATTCGATGTAGTCTGCCGCCGGACGAAAGTCGGTCTGATAATCCTGGCATGGACCCTGGTTCCAGTCCTGATGCAAGAAAAAGGCTTTGACGTTACTGGAGATCAGCGGGGGCTTTTCAGCATCCAGCCGGTCGTAGGCTTCCCTGGCCTGGGGAGAGACTCCCAGCTTAAGGCCCCGATCCACCGCATTGCCGGAAACAACATCCATGGCCAGCTGCCAGTCGATCTGATATTGGGGGGCCTTGGCCGGTTCAACCTGCCCCTTGCCCATGAACCGCTCCATCATCAGGGTGCAGGGCCTTACGGCATACAGGGCATAGCCTGTCCAGGGATGCATCTGGTCCCCGGCGTTGTAGGGGGTCAGGCTGTCCCAGGTCCCGTTGTTCTCGAAATCCGGGCTGGCATCCTGCCAGTTGTACATCCTCTGGCGCACCACGCTGTTGACGGTGGAATCCGTGAAATTGACAAAGTGACCGATGGTGTCAGTCCATCTGATAATGGCGTTGGCCAGGGTGACCGTGGTGTCAAATGGATCCCCGATCAGGTTCCAGCCGCTGTCTATGGGCTGGTTGAAGAAGTTCATCAACCTGGTGCCCTTGACCTCCACCTGGGCGTTGCCGGCGGTGGCCAGCCAGTAGCCCTGACCGCTGGAGAGGTTGGGCTGCTCCGCGTAGCCCGATGACGGTTTGTATCCGAAGATGCGCCAGGTGGAATCAGAATAGGCCCCCAGCTCGTCTCCCAGGATCTGGGCCGGGGTGGAGTCGACCGGGGACAGCGGCACCGAGAACATCCGGTAGGCCCCGCCGGCCAGGTTAAAGCTCATCGAATCCGGCATCACCGTGGTAAAGCTCCACTGGTAGGGCGGGTTCAGCATGGGATTGCCTGATTTATCAGCCGCCGAGTCGACCCGGAAGCTGTACAGTATGCCGGGCGCAAAATCGCCGTGCGACATGATCACCTGGCTGTCCCCGCTGATCCAGGACAGGTTCCAATACAGCGGATCGGGTGTGCACCGGAACCGGAAACTGGCGGTGTCCATAGGCTCGGAGAAGCTGACCACCACCTGCTGCTGCAGAAGGATGCCGGTGGCTCCGGACGAAGGACTGACCAGGGTTACCGCCGGGTTGGTAGTATCAACCATCGGGTTGAAGATGGTCATGGAATCCCGGGCCAGGGTGAACTCTGGATTATCGGCGAAATTGCCGGGGTGGCTCAGCACTATCGACCCCCCGTCGCTGGTACCAAGAATGTTACGGGTAACGATGACGGGGAACTGCCAGCCCGGAGTGGCCCCGTTGTCATAGCGCCCGGCCACCATGGTGGATTCGTCGGCTGCCTCGGTGAATCCCGTGTTGAAATCGCCCGCCAGATAGTTCAGGGTGATCAGACTGGCGTCGGCCGCCAGACCGGCCCCGGAGAAGGACCAGAACTTTTTAAGACAGGAACTGGAGTCGTTGGCCAGGGGATGCCC encodes:
- a CDS encoding Ig-like domain-containing protein: STSSLVFQGNAVSQMMPSTVNHLSKLAWNRTSSLMVTAALVLHDTLQLGQGVVDNSTNLTLRSGLTTVRSSGILMMPPVREGPNDVVYQTHGGGQLAAGNELPGNATDLRDLSINALPNDTVAISFDEQVNGRLSLFEGALSLGSNALTLRDTIDLFTGQLLTDSTSTLQIFNSPYLVSLPASVKELGSLVLNSPAGLELADTTRISVSYQQTSGKIGFGQLIYGPAATLEYNNVAVDTTSNYEFPGMAGPRNLTVSTGGALQLHAGRTIPGTLTLYSMLNTGANTVTVDTFGAGVQGTSFVEGQLAKLIPWTADTTITYELGTWGAGPSPVSVQVYNNTVPAFVTAGIKGAGHPLANDSSSCLKKFWSFSGAGLAADASLITLNYLAGDFNTGFTEAADESTMVAGRYDNGATPGWQFPVIVTRNILGTSDGGSIVLSHPGNFADNPEFTLARDSMTIFNPMVDTTNPAVTLVSPSSGATGILLQQQVVVSFSEPMDTASFRFRCTPDPLYWNLSWISGDSQVIMSHGDFAPGILYSFRVDSAADKSGNPMLNPPYQWSFTTVMPDSMSFNLAGGAYRMFSVPLSPVDSTPAQILGDELGAYSDSTWRIFGYKPSSGYAEQPNLSSGQGYWLATAGNAQVEVKGTRLMNFFNQPIDSGWNLIGDPFDTTVTLANAIIRWTDTIGHFVNFTDSTVNSVVRQRMYNWQDASPDFENNGTWDSLTPYNAGDQMHPWTGYALYAVRPCTLMMERFMGKGQVEPAKAPQYQIDWQLAMDVVSGNAVDRGLKLGVSPQAREAYDRLDAEKPPLISSNVKAFFLHQDWNQGPCQDYQTDFRPAADYIEWPLMIEAAKADQPVVLNTQITGEPGNGGYLYLLDRKKGKTFDLKTQKTIGFSGSQELAVVYSSSPFDGRNLTPLTFGLGRMGPNPFIKGTTINYQLPQAGLVSMAVYNITGQRVRTLVSQNLPPGYYSQVWDGRNDGGRALSAGVYIVRLNASGRSAAQKIVKLQ